In a single window of the Methanolobus psychrophilus R15 genome:
- the merP gene encoding mercury ion binding protein: MNQETIKIEGMMCGHCQMTVEKAIRAVKGVQDVSVSLGDKQAEVSYDPGITDPATIRSAVVKAGYKVMD, translated from the coding sequence ATGAACCAAGAGACAATAAAGATCGAAGGGATGATGTGCGGACACTGCCAGATGACAGTGGAAAAGGCAATCAGGGCTGTTAAGGGTGTCCAGGACGTGAGCGTCAGCCTCGGCGACAAGCAGGCTGAAGTGTCCTACGACCCCGGGATCACAGACCCTGCAACTATAAGGTCCGCGGTCGTCAAAGCAGGCTATAAGGTAATGGATTAA
- a CDS encoding restriction endonuclease — translation MEKWSPGQLQQIEPYDFEKLLAQLFRKMGYAVEETQYSHDRGIDLIIRIVHFGLSHSWIVQAKRYTEPVGVKAVREYSSLRYRDRVDGVIIVATSSFTREGQDEAAEHNVKLIDVNLLIEMLNHYLPEENRGLCTKEATENGDVRSHESVTIMRRGEELLAEEPVSLGKDKMVMVITSKNIFFKKESGLISRKENIEQRIEMKDMAGVHADQQGLFLIAGQKHLKVYPLSAKRKDRILELLEILRPEYVRGEHLLKSARKSSTMTILTNKRLAQIGIDNGEMEDIPLSKIISVEADGGFFKKDRIIVCESSNGVEKHFFEVDNAPEWKAFIEQKVRVG, via the coding sequence ATGGAAAAATGGTCGCCTGGACAACTTCAACAGATAGAGCCTTATGACTTTGAAAAGCTTCTGGCACAGCTTTTCAGGAAGATGGGATATGCGGTTGAAGAAACACAGTATTCCCATGACAGGGGCATCGACCTGATAATAAGGATAGTGCACTTCGGACTCTCACATTCATGGATAGTGCAGGCAAAAAGATATACGGAGCCCGTGGGAGTGAAAGCTGTCCGGGAGTACAGCAGCCTGAGATACCGTGACAGGGTCGATGGGGTAATTATAGTTGCTACCTCCAGTTTTACGAGGGAAGGACAGGATGAGGCTGCGGAGCACAACGTCAAACTCATAGATGTTAACCTCCTTATTGAGATGCTGAACCATTACCTCCCCGAAGAGAATAGGGGATTGTGTACAAAAGAAGCAACAGAAAATGGTGATGTACGGAGCCATGAATCTGTTACTATTATGAGGAGAGGAGAGGAATTGCTTGCTGAGGAGCCTGTGAGTCTTGGAAAAGACAAGATGGTCATGGTGATAACAAGCAAGAACATTTTTTTCAAGAAGGAGTCAGGCCTGATTTCCAGAAAAGAGAACATAGAGCAGCGTATAGAGATGAAGGACATGGCGGGAGTACATGCTGACCAGCAGGGCCTCTTCCTTATAGCAGGTCAGAAACACCTGAAAGTGTATCCTTTGTCCGCAAAGAGAAAAGACAGGATACTGGAACTTCTTGAGATCCTCAGGCCAGAGTATGTGCGTGGGGAGCACCTGCTTAAGTCTGCAAGGAAGAGCTCGACAATGACGATCCTCACAAATAAGCGACTGGCTCAGATTGGCATTGATAACGGAGAGATGGAAGACATTCCGTTATCAAAGATAATAAGTGTTGAAGCAGACGGCGGGTTCTTTAAAAAAGACAGGATCATTGTCTGCGAATCCTCAAATGGTGTGGAAAAACACTTTTTTGAAGTGGACAACGCCCCGGAGTGGAAAGCTTTCATCGAGCAAAAAGTAAGAGTGGGCTGA
- a CDS encoding heavy metal translocating P-type ATPase, with the protein MTCMHCHKSVTDAIMAIEGVSSVDVSLEDESATVEFDSGKTSLEEIRQAVTNAGYEVGAEECELEEPAGLPEAATPGQTACRIIPEEAIDEQKRSDPGVLEDSVFRISGMKCSSCAQNIEGVLGKLDGVVSVTVNLPLERATVRYEPAKVSPEKLAEDIESLGYHVVKDRVTLDVGGMTCASCAQNVEKVLKRLEGISSVNVNVSMGKARIEYNSSVVSADDMRKAIEGIGYSASMPIDRQLAEDRERKEREEEIRRQRNNLIISAVMVIPVMLGSMKPAFPELLAFVPDILANRNVLFLLTTIVMVFPGRQFFEGTYRGLKHGVTDMNLLIATGTGAAYIISVASSYLDLGAGYHHLYYDTAVMLIAFIVLGRYMEARARGRTSESIKKLIGLQAKTARIIVDGQEREVPVESIEVDDIVFVRPGEKIPVDGVVIDGTSAVDESMITGESIPVDKSKGDVVIGSTLNSSGVLRLRATNVGADTALARIIELVENAQNSKAPIQRIADVVAGHFILIVHVLALAAFFFWYFIGFERYDVILNSGIASPFLFALLISITVLVISCPCAVGLATPAAIMVGTGKGAENGILIKGGEALERTLKIDTIVFDKTGTLTKGKPELTDVVTVTDLSADEVLEMAASAEKGSEHPLGEAIVRGAEQRKLKLRDVEGFRSIAGKGVEATIEGSRILLGTRKLMTDNGIDISSVEKTMESLEAQGRTTMIAARDGRLVGLVAVADTLKENSKEAVEKIRDMGIEIVMITGDNRRTADAIAGSIGITRVLAEVLPEDKASEIRKLQEEGRIVAMVGDGINDAPALTQADIGIAMGAGTDVAMESAQIVLIKNDLRDVIASIRLSRLTMNKIKQNLFWAFGYNTVGIPLAAGLLYPVVNSILITPELAAAFMAMSSISVTTNSILMKRKEIK; encoded by the coding sequence ATGACATGCATGCACTGTCACAAGAGCGTGACAGATGCAATCATGGCCATTGAAGGCGTTTCTTCTGTTGATGTCAGTCTTGAGGATGAGAGCGCCACGGTGGAGTTTGACTCCGGGAAGACCAGCCTTGAAGAGATCAGGCAGGCTGTCACGAATGCGGGATATGAGGTCGGTGCAGAGGAATGCGAACTGGAGGAGCCTGCCGGATTGCCTGAGGCTGCCACGCCGGGACAGACTGCATGCCGGATAATCCCTGAAGAAGCGATAGATGAGCAAAAAAGATCTGATCCCGGTGTTTTGGAAGATTCCGTTTTCAGGATATCCGGTATGAAATGCTCGTCATGTGCTCAGAACATAGAGGGCGTTCTGGGCAAGCTTGACGGGGTTGTCTCAGTTACGGTAAACCTTCCTCTTGAGAGAGCCACTGTAAGGTACGAGCCTGCAAAGGTCAGCCCGGAGAAGCTTGCAGAGGATATAGAATCCCTCGGCTACCATGTTGTGAAGGACCGTGTGACTCTCGATGTGGGAGGAATGACGTGCGCTTCGTGTGCCCAGAACGTCGAGAAGGTGCTAAAGAGGCTTGAGGGTATCAGTTCGGTCAATGTTAACGTGTCCATGGGAAAAGCCCGGATCGAGTACAACTCCTCTGTGGTTTCGGCAGACGATATGAGAAAGGCCATCGAGGGCATCGGTTACTCGGCTTCGATGCCAATTGACAGGCAACTTGCCGAGGACCGGGAAAGGAAGGAGCGTGAGGAGGAGATACGCCGCCAGAGGAACAATCTCATTATATCTGCGGTGATGGTGATCCCTGTGATGTTGGGGAGCATGAAACCTGCTTTTCCTGAACTCCTCGCGTTCGTACCCGACATCCTAGCCAACAGGAACGTACTGTTCCTGCTCACAACCATCGTCATGGTATTCCCTGGAAGACAATTCTTTGAGGGAACTTACCGGGGCCTGAAGCATGGAGTGACCGACATGAACCTGCTCATCGCCACAGGAACCGGCGCGGCCTACATCATAAGTGTTGCTTCAAGCTACTTGGACCTGGGGGCCGGCTACCATCATCTGTATTACGATACTGCCGTTATGCTTATCGCTTTCATTGTGCTCGGGAGGTACATGGAAGCCCGCGCCAGGGGCAGGACATCCGAATCCATCAAGAAGCTCATAGGGCTCCAGGCAAAGACCGCACGCATAATTGTCGACGGGCAGGAAAGGGAAGTGCCTGTTGAGAGCATCGAGGTCGATGACATCGTTTTTGTCAGGCCAGGGGAAAAGATACCTGTTGACGGCGTGGTGATCGACGGGACATCAGCAGTTGACGAATCAATGATTACGGGAGAGAGCATCCCTGTTGACAAGAGTAAAGGGGATGTGGTCATCGGCTCGACCCTGAACAGCAGCGGGGTACTGAGACTCCGAGCTACAAATGTGGGTGCAGATACTGCACTTGCAAGGATTATCGAACTGGTAGAGAACGCACAGAATTCCAAGGCGCCCATACAGAGAATTGCAGACGTTGTCGCCGGCCACTTCATACTCATAGTCCATGTACTGGCACTGGCTGCGTTCTTCTTCTGGTACTTTATCGGATTCGAGAGATACGACGTGATCCTGAACTCAGGGATAGCAAGCCCATTCCTGTTCGCACTACTCATTTCCATCACAGTGCTTGTGATATCCTGTCCCTGTGCTGTAGGCCTTGCAACCCCTGCTGCCATAATGGTGGGTACAGGCAAAGGCGCCGAGAACGGCATACTGATCAAAGGCGGGGAAGCCCTTGAGAGGACGCTGAAAATAGACACCATTGTCTTTGACAAGACAGGGACCCTCACAAAGGGTAAACCGGAGCTGACAGACGTCGTCACTGTTACAGATCTCAGCGCCGATGAAGTGCTTGAGATGGCAGCGAGTGCTGAGAAGGGTTCTGAGCATCCGTTGGGAGAAGCCATCGTCAGGGGTGCAGAGCAACGCAAGCTTAAGTTAAGGGACGTTGAAGGCTTCAGGTCCATTGCCGGTAAAGGTGTGGAAGCGACCATTGAAGGCAGCAGGATATTGCTTGGGACCCGCAAGCTGATGACTGACAATGGTATTGACATCTCTTCGGTGGAAAAGACAATGGAAAGCCTTGAAGCACAAGGCAGGACAACCATGATAGCCGCAAGGGACGGCAGGTTAGTAGGACTTGTAGCAGTCGCCGACACACTCAAGGAGAACTCGAAGGAAGCCGTCGAGAAGATACGCGACATGGGAATTGAGATCGTGATGATCACCGGTGATAACCGCAGGACAGCCGACGCCATTGCAGGTAGCATTGGTATCACACGGGTGCTTGCAGAGGTGCTTCCTGAGGACAAGGCTTCGGAGATTCGCAAACTGCAGGAGGAAGGCCGCATTGTGGCGATGGTAGGCGACGGTATCAACGATGCTCCCGCCCTGACCCAGGCAGATATCGGCATAGCCATGGGTGCAGGAACCGATGTTGCCATGGAGTCCGCGCAGATAGTGCTTATCAAAAATGACCTGCGGGATGTGATAGCTTCCATCAGGCTTAGCAGGCTCACAATGAACAAGATCAAGCAGAACCTTTTCTGGGCCTTCGGGTATAACACTGTAGGAATACCGCTGGCTGCCGGACTTCTCTACCCTGTAGTGAATAGCATCCTCATTACGCCGGAACTCGCAGCGGCCTTCATGGCCATGAGTTCGATATCTGTAACCACTAATTCCATCCTGATGAAAAGAAAGGAAATAAAATAA
- a CDS encoding radical SAM domain-containing protein produces MRPETKAQLISIGSVNMDPSLIHRLTIPTAGPGAGNVAFFFNSAGHRVRLAVKKDSPLQARMQDSELVISKDGTELARGSIEPELIHCPDQAFITMCEKCIFDCKFCPVPKLSGKVKSMDKMLKMMEEAHSTGRMQAISITSGVEESAEAEVNRAEELIRQLRKIYSVPIGVSVYPTEDSTRRLKSAGADELKYNVETMDRDIYRKVCPEQDLEFILKALGQGVEIFGRNNVCSNFIIGLGESDESAMKGIEELVSIGVVPILRAAARHPLREGEVFIERPSAERLLMLNRFLREKLDEHGLRADIFKTMCLPCTGCDINPHSDLAP; encoded by the coding sequence ATGAGGCCAGAAACCAAAGCACAGCTCATCTCAATAGGTTCCGTGAACATGGATCCTTCTCTCATTCACAGGTTAACCATCCCCACAGCCGGTCCCGGAGCCGGGAATGTAGCCTTCTTTTTTAATTCTGCAGGGCACCGTGTCCGTCTTGCCGTCAAAAAGGATTCACCACTACAAGCCCGGATGCAGGACAGTGAGCTTGTCATAAGCAAAGACGGCACCGAACTTGCGAGAGGCAGCATTGAACCTGAACTCATCCACTGTCCTGACCAGGCTTTCATCACCATGTGCGAGAAATGTATCTTCGATTGCAAATTCTGCCCTGTCCCCAAGCTTAGCGGGAAGGTCAAGTCCATGGATAAGATGCTGAAGATGATGGAGGAAGCCCATAGCACCGGCAGGATGCAGGCAATTTCCATAACTTCCGGTGTCGAGGAGTCAGCAGAAGCGGAAGTTAACCGGGCCGAGGAACTCATCCGACAGCTCAGAAAAATATACTCTGTCCCCATAGGTGTTTCAGTCTATCCTACAGAGGACTCCACCCGCAGGCTTAAAAGTGCTGGTGCGGATGAACTGAAGTATAATGTGGAGACCATGGACCGGGATATCTACAGGAAGGTCTGTCCGGAACAGGACCTCGAATTCATCCTTAAAGCACTTGGGCAAGGCGTGGAAATATTCGGCAGGAACAATGTCTGTTCCAACTTCATCATCGGTCTCGGGGAATCTGACGAGTCTGCCATGAAAGGCATAGAAGAGCTGGTTTCCATTGGCGTCGTCCCCATACTCAGGGCTGCTGCGAGACATCCTCTGAGAGAAGGTGAGGTGTTCATTGAGAGGCCTTCTGCGGAAAGACTGCTTATGCTCAATCGTTTCCTGCGGGAAAAGCTGGATGAGCATGGACTGCGCGCTGATATCTTCAAAACCATGTGTCTTCCGTGTACGGGCTGCGACATCAACCCACACTCTGACCTTGCACCTTGA